A DNA window from Corvus cornix cornix isolate S_Up_H32 chromosome 13, ASM73873v5, whole genome shotgun sequence contains the following coding sequences:
- the RBM22 gene encoding pre-mRNA-splicing factor RBM22, translating into MSTSLGSNTYNRQNWEDADFPILCQTCLGENPYIRMTKEKYGKECKICARPFTVFRWCPGVRMRFKKTEVCQTCSKLKNVCQTCLLDLEYGLPIQVRDAGLSLKDEMPKSDVNKEYYTQNMEREIANSDGTRPVGALGKATSTSDMLLKLARTTPYYKRNRPHICSFWVKGECKRGEECPYRHEKPTDPDDPLADQNIKDRYYGINDPVADKLLKRASTMPRLDPPEDKTITTLYVGGLGDTITESDLRNHFYQFGEIRTITVVQRQQCAFIQFATRQAAEVAAEKSFNKLIVNGRRLNVKWGRSQAARGKEKDKEGTTESGIKLEPVPGLPGALPPPPAAEEEASANYFNLPPSGPSAVVNIALPPPPGIAPPPPPGFGPHMFHAMGPPPPFMRAPGPIHYPSQDPQRMGAHAGKHSSP; encoded by the exons ATGTCCACATCACTGGGCTCCAACACCTACAACCGGCAGAACTGGGAGGATGCG GACTTCCCTATCCTGTGCCAGACATGTCTTGGAGAAAATCCCTATATTCGGATG accaaagaaaaatatgggaaaGAATGCAAG ATTTGTGCCAGGCCTTTCACAGTGTTCCGCTGGTGCCCCGGGGTGCGGATGCGCTTCAAGAAGACAGAAGTGTGCCAGACCTGCAGCAAGCTGAAGAACGTCTGTCAGACCTGCCTGCTGGACCTGGAATATG gTTTGCCTATCCAAGTCCGGGATGCAGGACTCTCCCTTAAAGATGAAATGCCTAAATCTGATGTGAACAAAGAATACTACACCCAGAACATGGAGCGAGAG ATAGCCAATTCTGATGGCACTAGACCAGTTGGTGCACTAGGAAAAGCTACTTCTACCAGTGACATGCTGCTGAAGCTGGCCCGAACCACTCCGTACTACAAACGCAACCGTCCTCACATCTGTTCCTTCTGGGTAAAAGGGGAGTGCAAGAGAGGAGAGGAGTGTCCCTACAG ACATGAGAAACCTACAGATCCAGACGATCCTCTGGCTGACCAGAACATCAAAGATCGTTACTATGGAATTAATGATCCTGTGGCTGACAAACTTCTGAAACGAGCATCAACCATGCCTCGTCTAGATCCTCCTGAAGACAAGACTATTACTACACTGTATGTTGGAGGGCTTGGAGATACCATCACTGAATCAGATCTCAG aAATCACTTCTACCAGTTTGGGGAGATCCGGACGATAACAGTGGTGCAGAGGCAGCAATGTGCTTTCATCCAGTTTGCCACCAGacaggctgcagaggtggctgctgAGAAATCCTTCAACAAACTCATTGTCAACGGCCGCAGGCTCAACGTCAAATGGGGAAG GTCCCaggcagcaagaggaaaagaaaaggacaaggaAGGCACTACAGAATCTGGGATAAAGCTGGAGCCAGTTCCAGGGCTTCCTGGAG CCCTCccccctcctccagctgcagaagaggaggCTTCTGCAAATTACTTCAATCTACCTCCAAGTGGTCCTTCTGCCGTGGTGAACATTgccctgccacctcctcctggCATCGCTCCACCACCGCCTCCAG GTTTCGGACCACACATGTTCCACGCCATGGGACCCCCACCTCCCTTCATGAGAGCCCCAGGCCCCATCCACTACCCATCCCAGGATCCCCAGAGGATGGGTGCCCACGCAGGAAAGCACAGCAGCCCCTAG